In a genomic window of Suricata suricatta isolate VVHF042 chromosome 12, meerkat_22Aug2017_6uvM2_HiC, whole genome shotgun sequence:
- the STAB1 gene encoding stabilin-1 isoform X1 — MAGPRGLLLLCLLAFCLAGSSFTRGQKVQSRHCDVKTKLVMHIPCTMCSAIKRRMCPPGWLREIPEKISQDCRYEVQLGDSLMSMSGCSMECWKSVVKACCPGFWGSQCYECPGGAETPCNGHGTCLDGIDGNGTCMCQENFTGFACQDCQDPDRFGPNCQSVCSCIHGICSRGPLGDGSCLCFAGYTGPHCDQELPVCQALNCPQNSQCSAEAPACHCLPGHTQQGRECRAPNPCQPSPCSPLAQCSVSPTGQAQCRCPKDYYGDGTVCLPHDPCTINYGGCPRNSTVCVYLRSGKASCQCKPGLVSINHNASAGCFAYCFPHSCDRSATCQVTPDGKTSCVCREGEVGDGRACYGHLLHEIQKVSQLGVVFLRLRVTLAMLDQGCREILTTSGPFTVLVPSLSSVSRTMNASIARQLCKQHIIAGQHILEELGTRQTRRWWTLDGQEITVTLNHFMQKYTYKYKDHPQQTFTIQKANYPAANGIFHLVTALQWQPPPELPEDPKRTIGQILASTEAFSRFETILENCGLPSILDGPGPFTVFVPSNEAVDMLRDGRLIYLFTAGLSKLQELVKYHISSQGQLTIEKLISKGRVLTVANQVLAVNISEEGRILLGPEGVPLRRVDVLAANGVIHMLEGVLLPPTILPILPKHCNEEQHKIVAGSCVDCQALNTSTCPPNSMKLDIFPKECVYTHDPTGLNVLKKGCAHYCNQTILKPGCCKGFFGPDCIQCPGGFSNPCYGKGTCSDGVRGNGACLCFPDYKGIACHICSNPNKHGDRCQEDCGCVHGLCDNRPGSGGVCQRGTCAPGFSGHFCNESTVLCGPAEQAQSCHLHARCVSQGGVTRCVCLDGFEGDGFSCTPSNPCSHPDRGGCSENAECVPGTLGKHHCTCHKGWSGDGRVCVAIDECELDGRGGCHSDALCSYVGPGQSRCTCKLGFAGDGYVCSPIDPCRAGNGGCHDLATCRAVGGGQRVCTCPSGYGGDGFSCYGDILRELEANAHFSVFYQWIKSAGITLPTDSRVTALVPSESAIRRLSPGDQAFWLQPKMLPHLVRAHFLQDALSEEELARLGGQDVATLSPTTRWAIHNISGRVWVQNASVDVADLLATNGVLHVLSQVLLPPREDAPHGRGLLQQLDSVPAFHLFRELLKHHKLVPQIEAATAYTIFVPTNRSLEAQGNSSSLDADTVRHHVILGEALSSESLRRGGHRNSLLGPAHWLVFYNHSGQPEVNHMPLEGPLLEAPGCSLFGLSGVLTVGSSRCLHSHAESLREKCVNCTRKFRCIQGFQLENTPRKSCVYRSGYSFSRGCSYTCAKKIQVPDCCPGFFGTLCEPCPGGLGGVCSAHGQCQDRLLGSGECRCHEGFHGTACEMCELGRYGPTCAGVCDCAHGLCQEGLRGNGSCVCHVGWQGPRCDQKITSLECPKKCDPNANCIQDSATGLACVCAAGYSGDGVHCSEVDPCAHDHGGCSPHANCTKVAPGQRTCTCRDGYTGDGELCQEVNSCLVHHGGCHVHAECIPTGPQQVSCSCREGYSGDGIRTCELLDPCSQSNGGCSPDAVCKSTGDGQRTCTCDAAHTVGDGFTCRARVGLELLRDRLASFFSLHLLEYKELKGDGPFTVFVPRTDLMTNLSQDELARIRAHRQLVFRYHVVSCRQLRSQELLDEGYVTTLSGHTLRIHEREGSIYLNDFARVVSNDHEAVNGVLHFIDRVLLPPDVLYWKPDAAPMLRRNVTAAAESFGYKIFSGLIKVAGLLPLLQDATHRPLTMLWPTDSALQALPPDRQVWLYHEDHRDKLAAILRGHVIRNIEALASDLPNLGPLRTMHGTPISFSCSHVRPGELTVGEEDARIVQRHLPFEGGLAYGIDQLLEPPGLGARCDRFETQPLRLKICSICGLEPPCPEGSREQGSPETCWRYYSKFWTSPPLHSLALRRIWTRSSLWGQPQGLGRGCHRSCVTTTWKPSCCPGHYGSECRACPGGASSPCSGHGLCMDGMSGSGQCQCHPRFTGTACELCASGAFGPQCQACLCTSHGRCDEGLGGSGSCFCEEGWTGPTCEVQLKLQPLCAPPCAPEAVCRAGNSCECGLGYEGDGRSCTVADLCRDGHGGCSEHANCSQAGTVVTCTCQPAYEGDGWSCRARDPCADGRRGGCSEHADCLNTGPNTRRCVCHAGYVGDGLQCLEEPEPPVDRCLGQPPPCHVDAVCTDLHFQEKQAGVFHLQAPSGPYGLNFSEAEAACGAQGAVLASLPQLSAAQKLGFHLCHVGWLANGSAAHPVVFPVADCGGGQVGVVSLGLRKNHSECWDAYCYREQDVACRCRQGFVGDGTSVCNGKLLDVLAATANFSTFYGMLLRYANATSRGLDFLDFLDNELTYKTLFVPVNEGFRDNMTLSGPDLELHASNTTFLSTNASRDTVLPAHSGHSLVFSAVGPDNNSWAPVAPGAVVVSHVVVWDIVAFNGIIHALARPLLAPLQPRPVVAPEGPPVVAGVGAVVAAGALLGLVAGAFYLRARGQAMGFGFSTFQAEDDADDDFSPWQEGTSPTLVSVPNPVFGSHDAFCEPFDDSLLEEDFPDTQRILAVK, encoded by the exons ATGGCAGGGCCCCGAGGcctcctcctgctctgcctcctggCCTTCTGCCTAGCAGGCTCCAGCTTCACCAGGGGGCAGAAG GTGCAGTCCAGACACTGCGATGTGAAGACCAAGCTTGTCATGCACATACCCTGCACCATGTGCTCTGCCATCAAGAGGCGGATGTGCCCCCCAGGCTGGCTTCGGGAGATACCAGAGAAGATCTCCCAGGACTGCCG CTATGAGGTGCAGCTGGGGGACTCTCTGATGTCCATGAGCGGCTGCAGCATGGAGTGCTGGAAGAGCGTGGTGAAGGCCTGCTGCCCTGGCTTCTGGGGGTCCCAGTGCTATG AGTGTCCTGGGGGTGCTGAGACTCCGTGTAATGGCCATGGGACCTGCCTGGATGGCATAGACGGGAATGGGACCTGCATGTGCCAG GAAAACTTCACTGGCTTCGCCTGTCAGGACTGCCAAGACCCTGACCGGTTTGGGCCCAACTGCCAGTCAG TGTGCAGCTGTATACATGGCATATGCAGCCGTGGGCCGCTTGGAGATGGAAGCTGCCTGTGTTTTGCTGGATACACTGGACCCCACTGTGACCAAG AGCTGCCAGTCtgccaggccctgaactgtcccCAGAACTCCCAGTGCTCTGCAGAGGCCCCCGCTTGCCACTGCCTCCCGGGCCACACTCAGCAGGGCAGAGAATGCAGAG CCCCGAATCCCTGCCAGCCATCGCCCTGTTCCCCACTGGCCCAGTGCTCAGTGAGCCCCACGGGGCAGGCACAGTGTCGCTGCCCCAAGGACTACTACGGTGACGGGACGGTGTGTCTGCCCCATGACCCGTGCACCATCAATTATGGTGGCTGCCCCAGaaactccactgtgtgtgtgtacctgAGATCAGGCAAG GCCTCCTGCCAGTGTAAGCCAGGCTTGGTCAGCATCAACCACAATGCCTCTGCCGGCTGCTTTGCCTACTGCTTCCCACACTCCTGTGATCGCTCAGCCACCTGTCAGGTGACCCCCGATGGGAAGACCAG CTGTGTGTGCAGGGAGGGTGAGGTAGGGGATGGGCGTGCCTGCTATGGACACCTGCTCCATGAGATACAGAAGGTCAGCCAGCTGGGTGTGGTGTTCCTGAGGCTGAGAGTCACCCTGGCCATGCTGG ACCAGGGCTGCCGCGAGATCCTTACCACATCAGGCCCATTCACAGTGCTGGTGCCGTCCCTCTCGTCAGTCTCCAGAACCATGAAC GCGTCCATTGCCCGGCAGCTCTGCAAACAGCACATCATCGCGGGACAGCACATCCTGGAGGAATTGGGGACCCGGCAGACACGCAGGTGGTGGACGCTGGATGGGCAGGAGATTACTGTCACTCTCAACCACTTCATG CAGAAGTACACGTACAAGTACAAAGACCACCCCCAGCAGACATTCACCATCCAAAAGGCCAACTACCCGGCAGCCAATGGTATCTTCCACTTGGTCACCGCTCTGCAGTGGCAGCCCCCACCAGAGCTTCCCGAGGACCCCAAG AGAACCATCGGTCAGATCCTTGCCTCTACTGAGGCCTTCAGCCGGTTTGAAACCATCCTGGAG AACTGTGGGCTACCCTCCATCCTGGATGGGCCCGGGCCATTCACAGTGTTTGTCCCAAGCAACGAGGCTGTGGACATGTTGCGGGATGGCCGGCTGATCTACCTCTTCACAGCT gGTCTGTCCAAACTACAGGAGCTGGTGAAGTACCACATCTCCAGCCAGGGCCAG CTGACCATTGAGAAGCTCATTTCCAAAGGTCGGGTCCTCACCGTGGCAAACCAGGTCCTGGCTGTGAATATCTCCGAGGAG GGGCGCATCCTGCTGGGACCCGAGGGGGTCCCACTACGGAGAGTGGATGTGCTGGCTGCCAATGGCGTGATCCACATGCTGGAGGGTGTCCTGCTGCCCCCGACCATCCTGCCCATCCTGCCTAAGCACTGCAACGAGGAGCAGCACAAGATCGTGGCG GGCTCCTGTGTGGACTGCCAAGCCCTGAACACCAGCACGTGCCCCCCCAACAGCATGAAGCTG GACATCTTCCCCAAGGAGTGTGTCTACACCCATGACCCTACTGGGCTCAACGTCCTGAAGAAAGGCTGTGCTCACTACTGCAACCAGACTATCCTG AAACCTGGCTGCTGCAAAGGGTTTTTTGGGCCCGATTGTATACAGTGTCCTGGGGGCTTCTCCAACCCCTGCTATGGCAAAGGCACC TGCAGCGATGGGGTCCGGGGCAACGGGGCCTGCCTCTGCTTCCCAGACTACAAAGGCATCGCCTGCCACATCTGCTCCAACCCAAATAAGCACGGAGACCGGTGCCAGGAAG ACTGTGGCTGTGTCCACGGTCTCTGTGACAACCGTCCAGGCAGTGGGGGTGTGTGCCAGCGTGGCACGTGTGCCCCAGGCTTCAGCGGCCACTTCTGCAATGAGTCCACTGTGCTCTGTGGGCCCGCAGAACAGGCCCAGAGCTGCCACCTGCACGCCCGCTGCGTTAGCCAGGGCGGCGTCACCAG GTGCGTCTGTCTTGATGGCTTTGAGGGCGATGGCTTCTCCTGTACACCCAGCAACCCCTGCTCCCACCCAGACCGCGGCGGCTGCTCAGAAAAT GCTGAGTGTGTCCCTGGGACCCTGGGCAAACACCACTGCACGTGCCACAAAGGCTGGAGCGGGGACGGCCGTGTCTGCGTGGCCATCGACGAGTGTGAGCTGGATGGGAGAGGTGGTTGTCACTCCGACGCCCTCTGCAGCTACGTGGGACCTGGGCAG AGCCGGTGCACCTGCAAGCTGGGATTCGCAGGGGACGGCTATGTGTGCAGTCCTATTGACCCCTGCCGGGCAGGCAACGGTGGCTGCCATGACCTG gccacctGCCGAGCAGTGGGGGGAGGTCAGCGGGTCTGCACATGCCCCTCTGGCTATGGAGGTGATGGCTTCAGCTGCTACGGAGACATCCTCCGG GAGCTAGAGGCAAATGCCCACTTCTCTGTCTTCTACCAATGGATCAAG AGTGCTGGCATCACCCTTCCTACTGACAGCCGAGTCACAGCCCTGGTGCCCTCCGAGTCTGCCATCCGGAGGCTGAGCCCCGGGGACCAGGCCTTCTGGCTGCAGCCAAAGATGCTGCCTCACCTGGTCAG GGCCCATTTTCTCCAGGATGCCCTCTCTGAGGAGGAGCTGGCCCGGCTGGGTGGGCAGGATGTGGCCACCCTGAGCCCTACCACACGTTGGGCGATTCACAACATCAGTGGG AGGGTCTGGGTGCAGAATGCCAGTGTGGATGTGGCTGACCTCCTCGCCACCAATGGTGTCCTTCATGTCCTCAGCCAG GTCTTACTGCCTCCGAGAGAGGATGCGCCGCATGGGCGGGGCTTGCTGCAGCAGCTAGACTCAGTGCCTGCCTTCCACCTCTTCCGGGAGCTGCTGAAG caccacAAGCTGGTGCCCCAGATTGAGGCAGCCACAGCCTACACCATCTTCGTGCCCACAAACCGCTCTCTGGAGGCCCAGGGAAATAGCAGCAGCCTG GATGCAGACACAGTGCGACATCATGTGATCCTGGGGGAAGCCCTCTCCTCGGAATCCCTACGGAGAGGGGGACACCGCAACTCTCTCCTGGGCCCTGCCCACTGGCTCGTCTTCTACAACCATAGCGGCCAG CCTGAGGTCAACCACATGCCACTGGAAGGCCCTCTGCTGGAGGCCCCTGGCTGCTCCCTGTTTGGCCTGTCGGGGGTCCTGACCGTGGGCTCGAGCCGCTGCCTACATAGCCACGCCGAGTCCCTGCGG GAGAAATGCGTCAACTGCACCCGGAAATTCCGCTGCATTCAGGGTTTCCAGCTGGAG AACACTCCCAGGAAGAGCTGTGTCTACCGATCTGGCTACTCGTTCTCCCGGGGCTGTTCTTACACATGTGCCAAGAAGATCCAG GTGCCTGACTGCTGCCCCGGCTTCTTCGGCACACTGTGTGAGCCGTGCCCTGGAGGGCTGGGTGGTGTGTGCTCAGCCCATGGGCAGTGCCAGGACCGGCTCCTTGGCAGCGGGGAATGCCGCTGCCACGAGGGCTTCCATGGAACAGCCTGTGAGATGTGCGAGCTGGGCCGCTACGGGCCCACCTGCGCTGGGG TCTGCGACTGTGCCCACGGGCTGTGCCAGGAGGGACTCCGAGGGAATGGAAGCTGTGTCTGTCATGTGGGCTGGCAGGGCCCCCGCTGTGACCAGA AGATCACCAGCCTCGAGTGCCCAAAGAAGTGCGATCCCAATGCCAA CTGCATACAGGACTCGGCTACAGGCCTGGCCTGTGTCTGTGCTGCGGGGTACTCCGGTGATGGCGTCCACTGTTCAG AGGTGGACCCTTGTGCCCATGACCATGGGGGCTGTTCCCCTCACGCCAACTGTACCAAGGTGGCGCCTGGGCAGCGGACATGCACCTGCCGGGATGGCTACACAGGAGATGGGGAGCTGTGCCAGG AGGTTAACAGCTGTCTCGTCCACCACGGGGGCTGCCACGTGCATGCTGAATGTATCCCCACAGGCCCCCAGCAG GTCTCCTGCAGCTGCCGTGAGGGTTACAGTGGGGATGGCATCCGGACCTGTGAGCTCCTGGACCCTTGCTCCCAG AGTAATGGAGGCTGCAGCCCCGATGCTGTGTGCAAAAGCACAGGGGATGGCCAGAGGACGTGCACCTGCGATGCAGCTCACACTGTGGGTGATGGCTTCACCTGCCGCGCCCGAGTTGGCCTG GAGCTCCTTCGGGACAGGCTTGCCTCATTCTTCAGCCTCCACCTCCTG GAATACAAGGAGCTCAAGGGTGATGGGCCTTTCACAGTTTTTGTGCCTCGCACAGATCTAATGACCAACCTGTCGCAG GACGAGCTGGCCCGGATTCGCGCCCACCGCCAGCTGGTGTTCCGCTACCACGTGGTCAGTTGTCGGCAGCTGAggagccaggagctgctggacGAGGGCTATGTCACCACGCTTTCAGGGCACACACTGCGCATTCACGAGAGAGAG ggcagcATCTATCTCAATGACTTCGCTCGTGTGGTGAGCAATGACCACGAGGCTGTGAATGGTGTGCTGCACTTCATTGACCGGGTCCTGCTGCCACCGGACGTGTTATACTGGAAGCCTGACGCTGCCCCTATGCTGCGG AGAAACGTCACCGCCGCTGCTGAGAGCTTTGGCTACAAGATCTTCAGTGGCCTCATTAAG GTGGCTGGCCTCCTGCCCCTGCTTCAGGATGCAACCCACAGGCCCCTGACGATGCTGTGGCCCACAGACTCTGCCCTGCAAGCCCTGCCCCCCGACCGCCAGGTCTGGCTGTACCATGAAGACCATCGGGACAAGCTGGCAGCCATTCTGCGGGGCCACGTGATTCGCAACATTGAG GCTTTGGCATCTGACCTGCCCAACCTGGGCCCGCTCCGCACCATGCACGGGACCCCCATCTCCTTCTCCTGCAGCCATGTCCGGCCG GGTGAGCTCACAGTGGGTGAGGAGGATGCCCGCATCGTGCAGCGGCACCTGCCCTTCGAGGGTGGCCTGGCCTATGGCATCGACCAGCTGCTGGAGCCACCTGGCCTTGGTGCCCGCTGTGACCGCTTCGAGACTCAACCTCTGAGGCTG AAGATCTGCAGCATTTGTGGGCTAGAACCGCCTTGTCCTGAGGGCTCACGGGAGCAG GGCAGTCCTGAGACCTGCTGGCGGTACTACTCAAAGTTCTGGACGTCACCCCCACTGCACTCCTTGGCCCTGCGCCGCATTTGGACCCGGTCTAGCCTCTGGGGTCAGCCCCAAGGCCTAGGCAGAGGCTGCCACCGCAGCTGTGTCACCACCACCTGGAAGCCCAGCTGCTGCCCTGGCCATTACGGCAGCGAGTGCCGAG CTTGTCCTGGTGGCGCCAGCAGCCCCTGTAGTGGCCACGGCTTATGCATGGATGGCATGAGTGGAAGCGGGCAGTGCCAGTGCCATCCGAGGTTCACAGGGACAGCGTGTGAACTCTGTGCTTCGGGTGCCTTTGGGCCCCAGTGCCAAG CCTGCCTCTGCACCTCCCATGGCCGCTGTGACGAGGGCCTCGGGGGCTCTGGCTCCTGCTTCTGTGAGGAGGGCTGGACTGGGCCAACCTGTGAGGTGCAGCTGA AGTTGCAGCCCCTGTGTGCCCCACCCTGTGCCCCCGAGGCCGTGTGCCGTGCGGGCAACAGCTGTGAGTGTGGCCTGGGCTATGAAGGGGATGGCCGCTCGTGCACAG TGGCAGACCTGTGCCGGGATGGGCATGGTGGCTGCAGCGAGCATGCCAACTGCAGCCAAGCAGGCACGGTGGTCACCTGTACCTGCCAGCCCGCCTATGAGGGCGACGGCTGGAGCTGCCGGGCCCGTGACCCCTGTGCAGATGGCCGCCGTGGGGGCTGCAGCGAGCATGCCGACTGCTTGAACACCGGCCCG AACACGAGGCGCTGTGTGTGCCATGCCGGCTACGTGGGAGATGGACTACAGTGTCTGGAGGAGCCTGAGCCGCCTGTGGACCGCTGCCTGGGCCAGCCACCACCCTGTCACGTGGACGCTGTGTGCACTGACCTCCACTTCCAGG AGAAACAGGCTGGTGTCTTccacctccaggctcccagcgGCCCTTATGGCCTGAACTTCTCAGAGGCTGAGGCAGCATGTGGGGCCCAGGGAGCTGTTCTTGCTTCTCTCCCTCAGCTCTCTGCTGCCCAGAAG ctCGGCTTCCACCTGTGCCATGTGGGCTGGCTGGCCAATGGCTCAGCCGCCCACCCAGTCGTCTTCCCTGTGGCAGACTGTGGTGGTGGGCAGGTGGGCGTTGTCAGCCTGGGCCTCCGGAAGAACCACTCGGAGTGCTGGGATGCCTACTGCTACCGTGAGCAAG ACGTGGCCTGCCGGTGCCGCCAGGGCTTTGTGGGTGACGGAACAAGCGTCTGCAACGGGAAGCTGCTTGACGTATTGGCTGCCACTGCCAACTTCTCCACCTTCTATGGG ATGCTGCTCCGCTATGCCAATGCCACCTCTCGGGGTCTTGACTTCCTCGACTTCCTAGACAACGAGCTCACCTATAAGACACTCTTTGTCCCCGTTAACGAAGGCTTCAGGGACAACATG ACACTGAGCGGCCCAGACCTGGAGCTGCACGCCTCCAACACTACCTTCCTAAGCACCAATGCCAGCAGGGATACTGTGCTCCCTGCCCACTCGGGCCACAGCCTCGTCTTCAGTGCTGTGGGCCCTGACAACAATTCCTGGGCCCCTGTG GCCCCAGGGGCAGTCGTGGTTAGCCATGTTGTTGTGTGGGACATCGTTGCATTCAACGGCATCATCCATGCTCTGGCCAGGCCCCTCCTGGCCCCCCTACAGCCT CGGCCAGTGGTGGCACCTGAGGGTCCACCTGTGGTGGCAGGTGTAGGGGCTGTGGTGGCTGCCGGAGCACTGCTTGGCCTGGTGGCTGGGGCCTTCTACCTCCGTGCCCGAGGGCAGGCCATGGGCTTTGGCTTCTCCACCTTCCAG GCGGAAGATGATGCCGACGACGACTTCTCCCCATGGCAGGAAGGGACCAGCCCAACCCTGGTCTCTGTCCCCAACCCTGTCTTTGGAAGCCATGATGCTTTTTGTGAGCCCTTTGAT GACTCCCTCCTGGAGGAGGACTTCCCGGACACCCAGCGGATCCTCGCAGTCAAGTGA